AAAGTGGACTTAGTTTCATGCCATTCATCTTTCTCCCAAAAAACGGCGTCTCCAGTTTGCACCTTAACATATTCTTCATCTTTACCTCTCACATAACCTTCACCATTTATAATGATAAGAAGCTGAGGTACAACGGCTTGGTGATAACCGACGACACCATTTTCCTCTAAGTGCATACACCCGATATGTGCCGATTTATTGGTTTGAAGAATACGTGACATCGTAAAGTCGGAATTGAATTCTGTAATCTTTTTACCGCTATCTTTACTAAATTGATAAAGCTCCATAATTAACCTCCCATATGCTAAAAAGTATGATGAAATCCTGCCTCCAAGCTGTCCGCGAAAGCCTTCTGAATCGCAGACATAGCGTGGTCCTTACGCCAGGCCAGATAGAACCCCCCGCGTTCCGGGATAATCCCTGGAAGATTGCGATATCCCAAGCTCCCCGATTCCAGCTCTGCCGCAATACCGATTTTGGAAAAAACGGCGACCGCATTGCCTTGAACGACCAGTCTCTTGACCGCCTCGGCACTATGCAGCTCCACCTTATTCCATAAATGCAAGCTGTTCAATTCAGCCCAGCTGTCGGCGAATTCCCGCAGACGGCTTCCTGGGGCATGCTGAATCCACGGCTCCCGGGCTATTTGGTCAGGCGCGATTTCATTCATGTATACAAAAGGGTGCTCCGGAGGAAATATAAGTACAGCTTCATCGTCGATTATCT
This region of Paenibacillus sp. URB8-2 genomic DNA includes:
- a CDS encoding cupin, which gives rise to MELYQFSKDSGKKITEFNSDFTMSRILQTNKSAHIGCMHLEENGVVGYHQAVVPQLLIIINGEGYVRGKDEEYVKVQTGDAVFWEKDEWHETKSTLGLTAILIESEELKPSLFMSKK